A region from the Sphingomonas brevis genome encodes:
- a CDS encoding NAD+ synthase, whose translation MTDNLRIALCQIGQRIGDLAGNAEAMLEWRAKAADEGADLVMMPELQLVGYPPEDLVLKPEFVRQTMEAAERLVDATADGGPALLFGSVHSDEGVNYNAMILAEGGRVVGRTLKHELPNYGTFDEKRIFAQGPLPEPIQIGNLKLGVPICEDIWLESVCQHLASAGADLLLVPNGSPFEVDKDDQRQRLVRDRVVETGLPMVYLNRVGGQDELVFDGSSFVTNDDGQIAVQMPDFEEAMALTDWVRTANGWRCEPGERATLSPYPEDIYRAMMVALRDYVGANGFPGVILGLSGGIDSALSAAVAVDALGADKVWCVMLPSKYTSDESLEDAAECAKLLRVRHDVIPIVPGVGALDEMLARCFDGDNSGIAAENIQSRLRMVTLMGLSNKFGHMLLTTGNKSEMSVGYATLYGDMAGGYSVLKDAYKTTCFALSRWRNANRPKDGLGPPGPVMPQRVIDKPPTAELRPNQKDEDSLPPYALLDRILEALVEKELSVRETVAVTGASQEVVADIEKKLLRAEYKRRQAPPGVKLGTRNFGRDRRYPITNAFHTS comes from the coding sequence GTGACCGACAATCTTCGCATCGCCCTATGCCAGATAGGCCAGCGGATCGGCGACCTTGCCGGAAATGCCGAGGCAATGCTCGAATGGCGGGCGAAGGCCGCGGACGAGGGCGCCGATTTGGTTATGATGCCGGAGCTCCAGCTCGTCGGCTATCCGCCCGAGGATCTGGTGCTGAAGCCCGAATTCGTCCGCCAGACGATGGAAGCGGCGGAGCGGCTGGTCGACGCGACCGCCGATGGCGGGCCGGCGCTGCTGTTCGGTAGCGTCCATTCCGACGAGGGCGTCAATTACAACGCGATGATTCTGGCCGAGGGCGGCAGGGTGGTCGGCCGGACCTTGAAGCATGAGCTGCCCAATTACGGCACGTTCGACGAGAAGCGGATCTTCGCCCAGGGCCCGCTGCCCGAGCCGATCCAGATCGGCAATTTGAAGCTGGGCGTGCCGATCTGCGAGGACATCTGGCTGGAATCGGTCTGCCAGCATCTCGCTTCGGCGGGCGCTGACCTGCTGCTGGTCCCCAATGGCAGTCCGTTCGAGGTCGACAAGGACGACCAGCGGCAGCGGCTGGTGCGCGACAGGGTGGTCGAGACCGGCCTGCCGATGGTCTATCTGAACCGGGTCGGCGGGCAGGACGAGCTGGTGTTCGACGGGTCGAGTTTCGTCACCAACGATGACGGCCAGATCGCGGTGCAGATGCCCGATTTCGAGGAGGCGATGGCGCTGACCGACTGGGTCAGAACCGCCAACGGGTGGCGCTGCGAGCCGGGCGAGCGCGCGACGCTCTCGCCCTATCCCGAGGACATCTATCGGGCGATGATGGTCGCGCTGCGCGACTATGTCGGCGCGAACGGCTTCCCGGGCGTGATCCTAGGCCTGTCGGGCGGGATCGACAGCGCGCTGTCGGCGGCGGTGGCGGTCGATGCGCTTGGCGCCGACAAGGTGTGGTGCGTGATGCTGCCGTCGAAATATACCAGCGACGAGAGCCTGGAGGATGCGGCCGAATGCGCCAAGCTGCTGCGCGTGCGCCATGACGTTATCCCGATCGTGCCCGGCGTCGGCGCCCTCGACGAGATGCTGGCGCGTTGCTTCGACGGCGACAACAGCGGGATCGCAGCCGAGAATATCCAGTCGCGGCTGAGGATGGTGACGCTGATGGGGCTGAGCAACAAGTTCGGCCACATGCTGCTGACCACCGGCAACAAGAGCGAGATGAGCGTCGGCTATGCCACGCTCTACGGCGACATGGCCGGCGGCTATTCGGTGCTGAAGGACGCTTATAAGACCACCTGCTTCGCGCTGTCGCGCTGGCGCAACGCCAACCGGCCCAAGGACGGCCTGGGCCCGCCAGGCCCGGTGATGCCGCAGCGGGTGATCGACAAGCCGCCGACCGCCGAGCTTCGCCCCAACCAGAAGGATGAGGACAGTCTGCCGCCCTATGCACTGCTCGACCGGATCCTGGAGGCGCTGGTCGAGAAGGAATTGTCGGTGCGCGAGACGGTGGCGGTGACGGGCGCCAGCCAGGAAGTCGTTGCGGACATTGAGAAGAAGCTGCTGCGCGCCGAATATAAACGGCGGCAGGCCCCGCCCGGGGTCAAGCTCGGCACCCGCAATTTCGGCCGCGACCGGCGCTATCCGATCACCAACGCCTTCCACACCAGTTAA
- a CDS encoding META domain-containing protein yields the protein MSRFMTICALLLVAACGRQENESPAASNEVGQTPRAEPAPATPMLEGAWRLAKIDGTPVEGGSSAVATFENGRLRVAAGCNGRGWTFTQKRNIVSFAGLAGASSNCGSLPTVDQERAFHAIDRATIALFDQEGREATLSGDGGNITLSRR from the coding sequence ATGTCGCGTTTCATGACGATTTGCGCGCTGCTGCTTGTTGCCGCCTGCGGCCGACAGGAAAATGAAAGTCCGGCCGCGTCGAATGAGGTCGGGCAGACGCCCAGGGCCGAGCCTGCCCCGGCGACGCCGATGCTTGAAGGTGCCTGGCGGCTGGCCAAGATCGACGGAACGCCGGTTGAGGGTGGGTCGTCGGCGGTGGCCACTTTCGAGAACGGCCGGCTTCGCGTGGCGGCAGGCTGCAACGGCCGCGGCTGGACCTTCACCCAGAAGCGCAACATCGTCAGTTTCGCCGGCCTGGCCGGCGCAAGCTCCAATTGTGGTTCGCTGCCGACGGTCGACCAGGAACGGGCCTTTCACGCGATCGACCGGGCAACCATCGCTCTTTTCGACCAGGAAGGGCGCGAGGCGACGCTGTCCGGCGATGGCGGCAACATAACGCTCTCGCGGCGCTAG
- a CDS encoding glutamate--tRNA ligase, translating into MTVVTRFAPSPTGRLHVGNIRTALHNALFAMKHGGRFLLRIDDTDLERSTEEFARAIVDDLEWLGLKPDAMVRQSDRFDLYERQFERLREAGRVYACYETPEELELRRKVLLGRGLPPVYERKPEGSPVPDGVAPHWRFRLVHDAAIEFDDLVRGHQKFDPRLISDPVIRRADSSWLYLLPSVIDDIDLGVTHIVRGEDHVSNSAVQIQMFEALGAKPATFAHEALLVAAEGKLSKRLGSYGAEHLREEGVEPMALLSLLARIGTSEPVEAIASLGQLAATFDFAHFGRAPAHFDPHDVELLNAKLLHHLDYADVAGRLPESIGEAEWLVLRGNLARIAEAGEWVPVLHCLIAPPEVEAEDRPLIEEAARLAETLDWNADPWHALTDALKASTGRKGRALFRPLRLALTARESGPEMGPLLKLIGKERALERLTAAAG; encoded by the coding sequence ATGACTGTAGTAACCCGTTTCGCTCCATCGCCGACCGGCCGGCTCCATGTCGGCAATATCCGCACGGCGCTGCACAATGCGCTGTTCGCGATGAAGCATGGCGGGCGATTCCTGCTGAGGATCGACGACACCGACCTTGAGCGGTCGACCGAGGAGTTCGCGAGGGCGATCGTCGACGACCTCGAGTGGCTGGGGCTGAAGCCCGATGCGATGGTTCGGCAATCCGATCGGTTCGACCTGTACGAGCGGCAGTTCGAGCGACTGAGAGAGGCCGGCCGGGTCTATGCCTGCTACGAAACGCCTGAGGAGCTGGAGCTCCGGCGCAAGGTGCTGCTCGGCCGCGGGCTGCCCCCGGTCTATGAGCGCAAGCCGGAAGGATCGCCGGTCCCGGACGGCGTCGCTCCGCATTGGCGGTTCAGGCTGGTACATGACGCGGCTATTGAATTCGACGATCTGGTCCGTGGCCATCAGAAGTTCGATCCCAGGTTGATCAGCGATCCTGTCATTCGTCGCGCCGACAGCAGCTGGCTCTATCTGCTGCCGAGCGTGATCGACGACATCGACCTTGGGGTGACCCATATCGTCCGCGGCGAGGACCATGTGTCCAACAGCGCGGTCCAGATCCAGATGTTCGAGGCGCTGGGCGCCAAGCCCGCCACCTTCGCCCATGAAGCGCTGCTGGTGGCGGCGGAGGGCAAGCTGTCGAAACGGCTGGGCTCTTATGGTGCCGAGCATTTGCGCGAGGAGGGCGTCGAGCCGATGGCGCTGCTGTCCCTGCTTGCGCGCATCGGCACGTCGGAACCGGTCGAAGCGATCGCCAGCCTCGGACAGCTCGCGGCGACGTTCGATTTCGCGCATTTCGGACGCGCCCCGGCCCACTTCGACCCGCACGACGTCGAGCTGCTCAATGCCAAGCTGCTGCATCACCTGGATTATGCCGACGTCGCTGGCCGGCTGCCCGAATCGATCGGTGAGGCGGAGTGGCTGGTGCTGCGCGGCAATCTGGCGCGAATCGCCGAAGCCGGGGAATGGGTGCCGGTGCTGCACTGCCTGATCGCGCCGCCTGAAGTCGAAGCCGAGGACCGGCCCCTGATCGAGGAAGCGGCCCGGCTGGCCGAGACCCTCGATTGGAATGCCGACCCGTGGCACGCGCTGACCGACGCGTTGAAAGCGTCGACCGGCCGCAAGGGGCGAGCACTGTTCCGGCCGCTCCGCCTTGCACTGACCGCGCGTGAGTCCGGGCCGGAGATGGGCCCGCTGCTCAAACTGATCGGCAAGGAACGAGCGCTCGAACGGCTGACCGCCGCGGCGGGCTAG
- a CDS encoding energy transducer TonB gives MLAYAADSPRTAERTGSPKALTLIVAGHALALAAVLTARPEIIERMLPKPITVVDVRVPPPEPAEQVKPLPRRPITQPSFIDQERPIIDMGQQLQTQIDTDPSIADIGAVIGSGPTIAIDPPRHVPVMTGPRLATSEESLKPPYPNDKLRAEEEATLRLKLTIDARGRVTAVDPVGAADPSFLAAARKHIIRSWRYKPATEDGVAIPTTTMISLSFRLEDV, from the coding sequence ATGCTTGCCTATGCCGCCGACAGCCCAAGAACCGCAGAGCGGACCGGCTCCCCGAAAGCCCTGACCCTGATCGTCGCCGGCCATGCGCTGGCGCTGGCCGCGGTGCTGACCGCCAGGCCGGAAATCATTGAGCGGATGCTTCCCAAGCCCATCACGGTGGTCGACGTGCGGGTGCCGCCCCCAGAGCCTGCGGAACAGGTCAAGCCGCTGCCCCGCCGGCCCATCACTCAGCCTTCGTTCATCGACCAGGAGCGACCAATCATCGACATGGGCCAGCAATTGCAAACCCAGATCGACACCGACCCGTCCATCGCCGACATTGGCGCGGTGATCGGCAGCGGTCCGACCATCGCCATCGATCCGCCCCGCCATGTGCCGGTGATGACCGGGCCGCGACTGGCGACGTCGGAAGAGTCGCTGAAGCCCCCCTATCCCAACGATAAGCTTCGCGCCGAAGAAGAGGCGACACTGCGCCTCAAGCTGACGATCGATGCGCGCGGCCGGGTGACGGCGGTCGATCCCGTCGGGGCCGCGGATCCCAGCTTCCTTGCCGCGGCGCGCAAGCATATTATCCGCAGCTGGCGCTACAAGCCGGCGACGGAGGATGGAGTGGCGATACCGACGACCACAATGATATCCCTGAGCTTCCGCCTGGAGGATGTGTGA
- the ribD gene encoding bifunctional diaminohydroxyphosphoribosylaminopyrimidine deaminase/5-amino-6-(5-phosphoribosylamino)uracil reductase RibD, translated as MKEAVRLGEAARGRSAPNPNVGCVIVDDGKIVGQGATAPGGRPHAEAVALKQAGKKARGATLYTTLEPCAHASERGPTCAAIIPAAGIARVVIGIMDPDPRTSGHGTRMLRKAGVEVKSGVARQAARDSMSGYLSRIERGRPRITLKLALSIDGKVALPSGESKWITGEDARAHVHLERAHSDMILVGRGTYQADKPKLDVRLPGLEQWSPRRALLTSGEAVAGWEILGSPQDVYRLHDVNDLLVEGGSATATAFLAADLVDRILIYRAPILVGEGKQSLGYIGLDAIADAHGRWRASDGARLGIDRLEVYERVRE; from the coding sequence ATGAAGGAGGCCGTGCGGCTGGGCGAGGCCGCTCGCGGCCGTTCCGCGCCCAACCCCAATGTCGGTTGCGTCATCGTCGATGACGGCAAGATCGTCGGCCAGGGCGCCACTGCCCCGGGCGGGCGTCCGCATGCCGAAGCGGTGGCGCTGAAGCAGGCGGGCAAGAAGGCCAGGGGAGCGACGCTCTATACGACGCTGGAGCCCTGCGCCCATGCCAGCGAGCGCGGCCCGACCTGTGCCGCGATCATCCCGGCAGCGGGCATTGCCCGGGTCGTCATCGGCATCATGGATCCCGATCCGCGCACCTCGGGCCATGGCACCCGCATGCTGAGGAAGGCCGGCGTCGAGGTGAAGTCGGGCGTGGCCAGGCAAGCCGCGCGCGACAGCATGTCGGGCTATCTGAGCCGGATCGAGCGCGGCCGGCCGCGCATCACGCTGAAGCTGGCGTTGTCGATCGACGGCAAGGTCGCGCTGCCTTCGGGCGAGAGCAAATGGATCACCGGCGAAGATGCTCGTGCCCATGTCCACCTGGAACGCGCGCACAGCGACATGATCCTGGTCGGGCGCGGAACCTATCAGGCCGACAAGCCGAAGCTGGACGTTCGCCTGCCAGGGCTGGAGCAATGGTCGCCGAGGCGAGCCCTGCTGACCAGCGGCGAAGCGGTCGCCGGCTGGGAAATCCTTGGATCTCCGCAGGATGTCTATCGACTTCATGACGTCAACGACCTGCTGGTTGAGGGCGGATCGGCGACCGCCACTGCCTTCCTTGCGGCCGATCTGGTCGATCGCATCCTGATCTATCGCGCCCCGATCCTGGTCGGCGAGGGCAAGCAGAGCCTCGGCTATATCGGGCTCGACGCGATCGCCGACGCGCACGGACGCTGGCGGGCCAGCGACGGTGCCCGGCTTGGCATCGACCGGCTCGAAGTCTACGAGCGCGTCCGCGAATAG
- a CDS encoding riboflavin synthase, with the protein MFTGIITDIGTVRSVEQRGDLKLIIGCGYDMDSVDMGASISCSGACLTVVDKGADWFSVDVSQETVSKTAPGLWTDGARLNLERALRVGDEIGGHIVTGHVDAVADVTRAEEKGGSIDLTIEAPRALGGGIAAKGSICLDGVSLTVNEVEDAGDITRFTVNLIPHTADHTTLGGIAAGRKLNLEIDVLARYLKRMAEARA; encoded by the coding sequence ATGTTCACCGGCATCATCACCGACATCGGGACCGTACGCAGCGTCGAACAGCGCGGCGACCTCAAGCTCATCATCGGCTGCGGCTATGACATGGACAGCGTCGACATGGGCGCGTCGATCAGCTGCTCGGGCGCCTGCCTGACGGTGGTCGACAAGGGCGCCGACTGGTTCTCAGTCGACGTGAGCCAGGAAACAGTGTCGAAGACCGCGCCGGGCCTGTGGACCGACGGCGCGCGGCTGAACCTGGAGCGGGCGCTTCGGGTCGGCGACGAGATTGGCGGGCATATCGTCACCGGCCATGTCGATGCGGTCGCCGATGTGACGCGGGCAGAGGAAAAGGGCGGCAGCATCGACCTGACGATCGAGGCGCCGCGTGCGCTGGGCGGGGGCATCGCGGCCAAAGGCTCGATCTGCCTCGACGGCGTGTCGCTGACGGTCAACGAGGTGGAGGACGCGGGCGACATCACCCGCTTCACCGTCAACCTCATTCCTCACACCGCCGACCACACCACGCTGGGCGGGATCGCGGCGGGGCGGAAGCTCAACCTCGAGATCGACGTGCTGGCGCGCTACCTCAAGCGGATGGCCGAGGCGCGGGCATAG
- a CDS encoding amidohydrolase family protein: protein MRLLLLLCAALVARPVEAQRAGEPIIDMHLHARAAHYSGDNPPPMCTPFEIMPRSDPRIGIHEGMTFDKPPCAHPVSAATTDEQVMRDTIAAMDRLNIFGVVSGEPEMVARWHAAKPTRIMQAVDYRLAGTPGQHHVGSRTIDDLRRLHAQGRLTVIGEIMSQYEGVRPDDPRMEPLWALAEELDVPVAIHMGPGEPGQPYSEGGYRVGLGDPLLLEPVLVRHPKLRLSVMHAGYPMADRMRALLFSYPQVYVDIGSIVYTEPRPAFYAFLRELVEAGYGDRIMFGSDQMIWPGIIEPSVRTIEEAPFLSVQQKRNIFYNNAARFLRLTKKQIAEQQRH, encoded by the coding sequence ATGCGCCTATTGTTGCTCCTTTGCGCCGCACTAGTGGCCCGGCCGGTCGAGGCACAACGCGCCGGAGAGCCGATAATCGACATGCACCTTCATGCCCGTGCCGCGCACTACTCGGGCGATAATCCGCCGCCGATGTGCACTCCGTTCGAAATCATGCCGAGGTCCGATCCAAGAATCGGAATCCATGAGGGGATGACCTTTGACAAGCCGCCCTGCGCACATCCGGTTTCTGCCGCCACCACGGACGAGCAAGTCATGCGCGACACCATTGCTGCGATGGATCGATTGAACATCTTTGGTGTGGTGAGTGGCGAGCCAGAGATGGTCGCGCGCTGGCACGCAGCCAAGCCGACACGCATCATGCAGGCGGTCGACTATCGACTAGCGGGCACTCCTGGACAGCACCATGTAGGATCCCGAACCATCGACGACCTTCGGCGCCTTCACGCGCAAGGTCGGCTGACGGTCATTGGCGAAATCATGTCGCAATACGAAGGCGTCCGGCCGGACGATCCGCGGATGGAGCCGCTGTGGGCGCTTGCAGAAGAATTGGACGTGCCGGTCGCCATCCACATGGGTCCCGGCGAACCCGGCCAACCCTATTCGGAAGGCGGTTATCGCGTCGGGCTCGGCGATCCGTTATTGCTGGAACCGGTGCTGGTCCGGCATCCCAAACTGCGATTATCGGTCATGCACGCGGGCTATCCGATGGCCGACAGGATGCGAGCTCTGCTGTTCAGCTATCCGCAGGTTTATGTGGACATCGGTTCGATCGTCTACACCGAGCCTCGCCCCGCCTTTTACGCCTTCCTGCGCGAGCTGGTCGAAGCGGGATATGGCGATCGAATTATGTTTGGATCGGACCAGATGATCTGGCCCGGCATCATCGAGCCATCCGTGCGAACGATCGAGGAAGCGCCGTTTCTGAGCGTCCAACAGAAGCGGAATATATTCTACAACAATGCCGCGCGCTTCCTGCGACTGACGAAAAAGCAAATCGCTGAGCAACAACGGCACTGA
- a CDS encoding PilZ domain-containing protein has product MANPVTAVQDSDPFADRRLYPRVTVALPAFLQANGERHFVQILDLSAGGAKLHCPIALAAGTAVTLDCGTLGRGAVTRWQNGEMLGLCFDSELDARDVSALIARSTALADRIEARE; this is encoded by the coding sequence ATGGCGAACCCAGTAACTGCCGTTCAAGACAGCGATCCGTTCGCCGACCGGCGCCTCTATCCGCGCGTCACGGTGGCACTGCCGGCATTTCTACAGGCCAATGGCGAACGTCACTTCGTCCAGATCCTCGACCTGTCGGCCGGCGGAGCGAAATTGCATTGCCCCATAGCCCTGGCCGCCGGAACGGCAGTAACCCTGGATTGCGGGACGCTTGGGCGCGGTGCGGTCACCCGCTGGCAGAACGGCGAAATGCTCGGCCTTTGCTTCGACAGCGAACTGGATGCACGCGACGTTTCCGCCCTGATCGCTCGCTCGACGGCGCTGGCGGACCGTATCGAGGCCCGCGAATAA
- the ribB gene encoding 3,4-dihydroxy-2-butanone-4-phosphate synthase, with protein sequence MSTTLIDKLTALVDSGEASRSGLARAAGLHPNSLRKLGSTDWNPTADTLGRLEKLIDGGVQDVLVGAEAIIDEARNGRMFILVDDDDRENEGDLVIPAQMATPDAINFMARHGRGLICLALGKERVDQLGLAPMARVNGTKMETAFTVSIEARDGVTTGISAADRARTIAVAIDAGNGPDAIVSPGHVFPLVARPGGVLVRAGHTEAAVDVARLAGLNPSGVICEIMREDGTMARLDDLMEFAKIHGLKIGTIRDLIAYRLKKDHMVERVAETRFTSAGGASWTAQVFRDKASGEEQLALVHGGIEPGNPTLVRMHSIDLFADVLGEQGARAGLLHGAMAMIEAEGAGVVVALHAAAPGSLSLATNLREGRPAEGGQALRAYGIGAQILAALGIHDMILLSNTRHAPVGLSAYGLAIVEERCIAGQEC encoded by the coding sequence ATGTCTACCACCCTGATCGACAAGCTGACCGCATTGGTCGACTCCGGCGAGGCCAGCCGCAGCGGCCTGGCCCGAGCCGCCGGCCTCCACCCCAACTCGCTCCGCAAGCTCGGCTCGACCGACTGGAACCCGACCGCAGACACCCTCGGGCGGCTGGAAAAGCTGATCGATGGCGGAGTCCAGGACGTGCTGGTCGGTGCCGAAGCGATCATCGACGAAGCGCGCAACGGCCGGATGTTCATCCTGGTCGATGACGACGACCGCGAGAATGAGGGCGATCTGGTCATTCCGGCGCAGATGGCGACGCCCGACGCGATCAATTTCATGGCCCGGCACGGGCGCGGCCTGATCTGCCTGGCGCTGGGCAAGGAACGGGTCGACCAGCTCGGGCTGGCGCCGATGGCCAGGGTCAACGGCACGAAAATGGAGACCGCCTTCACCGTCTCGATCGAGGCGCGTGACGGAGTCACGACCGGAATCAGCGCGGCCGACCGGGCGCGGACCATCGCCGTGGCGATCGATGCGGGCAACGGGCCGGACGCGATCGTCTCGCCCGGCCATGTCTTCCCGCTGGTGGCGCGGCCGGGCGGCGTGCTGGTTCGCGCCGGACATACCGAGGCGGCGGTCGATGTGGCGCGCCTGGCCGGGCTCAACCCGTCGGGCGTGATCTGCGAGATCATGCGTGAGGACGGGACCATGGCCCGGCTCGACGACCTGATGGAGTTCGCCAAGATCCACGGCCTCAAGATCGGAACGATCCGCGACCTCATCGCCTATCGGCTGAAGAAGGATCATATGGTCGAGCGGGTCGCCGAGACCCGCTTCACCTCGGCCGGCGGCGCCAGCTGGACCGCGCAGGTGTTCCGCGACAAGGCCAGCGGCGAAGAGCAGCTGGCGCTGGTCCATGGCGGGATCGAGCCAGGCAATCCGACCCTTGTCCGGATGCATTCGATCGACCTGTTCGCCGACGTGCTGGGCGAGCAGGGCGCTCGCGCCGGGCTGCTCCACGGGGCGATGGCGATGATCGAGGCCGAAGGCGCCGGAGTGGTCGTCGCGCTGCATGCCGCGGCGCCCGGTTCGCTGAGCCTCGCCACCAATTTGCGCGAGGGCAGGCCGGCCGAAGGCGGACAGGCGCTGCGGGCCTATGGCATCGGCGCGCAGATCCTTGCCGCGCTCGGCATCCACGACATGATCCTGCTCAGCAACACGCGCCATGCGCCGGTGGGCTTAAGCGCCTACGGGCTGGCGATCGTCGAGGAGCGTTGCATTGCCGGTCAGGAGTGCTGA
- the ribH gene encoding 6,7-dimethyl-8-ribityllumazine synthase: MAHVLIAEARFYAHLNDMLLDGARAAIEAAGHSHETVTVPGALELPGAIALAAESGKYDAFVALGVVIRGETYHFEIVAGESARGLMALTMDTIAVGNGILTVENEAQAIVRADPKQANKGGGAAEAALALMELKRRF, encoded by the coding sequence ATGGCGCACGTCCTGATCGCCGAAGCGCGCTTTTACGCGCATCTGAACGACATGCTGCTCGACGGCGCGCGGGCAGCGATCGAGGCCGCCGGCCATAGCCATGAGACGGTTACCGTACCCGGCGCGCTGGAGCTTCCAGGAGCGATCGCGCTGGCGGCGGAGTCGGGCAAATATGACGCATTTGTCGCGCTCGGCGTGGTGATCCGCGGAGAAACCTACCATTTCGAGATTGTCGCGGGCGAGAGCGCGCGCGGCCTGATGGCGCTGACCATGGACACAATCGCGGTCGGCAACGGCATATTGACGGTCGAGAACGAGGCTCAGGCGATCGTTCGCGCCGATCCCAAACAGGCCAACAAGGGCGGCGGGGCAGCCGAAGCGGCGCTGGCCCTGATGGAGCTCAAGCGCCGCTTCTAG